agcttttggaatacttattgtattaaactattatatgtttaatgaagggcaaagcttattgttaatcactatttattgtatcatgtgtttaagcaataagggaatccaaggaaagtATTTAATCTGAGAGAAGtaatctaagtaagttagattaacgagacctttctcttatgttcattcctaaaacgttcctaaccataggattgccaattgggcattgacaatccgctaaggttagtatgtgttatgttaactcaagcatgagtatgactagtcttaagtcatttagtgttggacactaacataaacacataggtgctcgaaagagtaattgagtacactgaacaacgatcaaaagagagttcgaacatacatgtgtAAGAACTAATTAggtgcaatatgcaaagtagtcctttgaactgaggcatcatagatgtctaatggttaggtccttgatctttgatcatatcaaaggcattccatcgagagtgtccacgacattgttggggtcaagctatctagtcatgtaggcatatgaatgcacaacaagggatctctaaccttccatggtggaaggagaatactctaagatatgattcaggagtctttggccaaagcatacgaatatgacttaggaagtatgttccaaatcatattcaattgaatcatatagagaaatattacattggatagtaaacatgaaacaaactatcactcaaacaatatgattaagagtattgtattagagaaggactgtattgcattgtaattgtaactggataggttctccaaccaattctatttagcttgggtaaccatgaaatgctgctaggtgtcactcatgatttgtggaagccctgaagattagcaaacactaatcttaatcaaagggagaattgaaatgaagtttcaattcacagtcgattgttaagagtaacaatcacccattgcctcgctaaatggaacctaatggatcgtacaccgagtaaggatgaaagtgaagaaatataaatgaaatggataagcaattaaatggtttaattgaaaatggtcaaggttaattaattagttgattaattatacgaaaggttcgtattgggcttttaagttagttttgggcttcggggtctaaaagggtttggtccactaggtCCATTATGTTTacgttgtatgacaactaaaacaaatatgggcaaatagcccaatcacttaagatggccggccatagtgaaggaagtgggaagttttgcttaattgcaagtttgccactcacctaagaaaagagatataaaagcatctttatagcttttacctcattagggttttcttgagacaaagatgagaaacactttctctctttttctttaaaagaggccggccacttagggaagagatagctagcaatcttttcttctctaagtcatcaatttcatcttcacacctcatccttggtgtggagacttagagacaccaaatctatggtgttcttggagatcctttcctcacatcctcaaggagcaaaggagcatcaaaaggaagaaaatcacaaggaagatccaaggagctaggaggtgacttgaaggccttccacttgggtgaatcccttgtgtaaacaaggatgagcttcaagggtaatgaatctctaaatccttcattctctttaatgttgttgaagAGTCTCTTGGTtaaccattcactaggctttaaaagtcatgggttttagaattgttttgaatgcatgcctactttaatatgttaatagtttgcctatgtgttcaaatattctcacatgttcttagctaggacaaaatttttccttcaatcttCCGACTGAATAAGGCTGATAAGACATAGATCTTCCCTGGTACTGAGGGTACCCACTCTGATACTGAGGATCTTGAGAATACTGCTGTTGTCTTGAGGTGTAGGGAGCGGTGTCACCTTGGTAGTGGTAGGTACCTCCTCGTCCTGTCTTAGTATAACCACGAGATCCTGAAGCGTACTGGGTAGGTGCAGGTGGTGGGAAGGAAGGCTGCTGGGGTCTCTGCCGACTATGAAGGCATTGAGCAGCCCTATgacccatctgtccacaagtaaaacatctgTTGCTGCCTCTCGTACATTCCCCTAAATGCCGATTATTACACCTGTGGCATAAGGGAGCACCAGATCCTcctgaaccaccaaaatctctctaTCTCTGGAACCTCGGACCTCCAGTGAATCTATCACCTCTCTTCTGCATATTAGTACTCAATCCCCCGCTATAAGAGCTGGAACTGCCACTACTTCTCTTAAAGTTCTGAGTCTTGTGGGGTTCTTGAAatgcttgcccttttcctttgtcatctcgCCCCTGACCCCCATTCTTTCCCTCTTTATCCTCACTTTCACTAAGCATGTTCTCTGAGGCCTCAATCCTCAgtagaatctcataaaactcttgGTAAGAGGCACAATGAGTAGATGTCGCTATGGAAcaccatttcttcttagtactgatgcgaaaattatcttaacacacaaatttaaccctcttttatcaattgtagtaaagaatgtaagtagggatcgttctggaccagggattaggagggcttgctaataatctctaaactgactcaaaaacataaaactaaacttaaaaacacttaacaagactcacaagactcaaagcaaacttaaaatactgaaaacaacttaaaacaactacataaacttaaactagacactaggaatgactttggacaaaaattgacttttacttatcaaaatacttaaaaacacaaactaaaacagatttgaaacactttgaaacaagaaactaaaaggggggttttgatttggatgaagttgtaacaaacaaacaagtatgaaaaactagacagattgtaaaacaaatgtgagaaataagatgatggatgggatagctagggATAGCTAGaagctttttctccacacatgacatatatgcaaataattcgatttccagttactactccattgaattatgaacgacaatgctccaaattaaccgtgacatcactagttaactctcagattttcctttatttGATTGGAtcggatgacatcattcgacaacccaaaacattcttcaaaagttccctacatgacatcataatagagatacaatcaaagatcattacgtttaatgaaaatcataagcattgacaaagcacttgcaactatgacatcatgtcacttatgctaggaattgaatttaacgcgatcgtttataagcggcctccactacttatgaatataagtttgtaacgattatatgaaactttcttatattctagcaatggatttatgcatgctaattaagtgtcgacccttaattaacaaatacaaataagttatcaatcaaatagttaagccaattgcattcacgattcaagagttcataactggaatttatcaaattatattgcacacataatcatggctttgaaatcacccctaccCAAGAGgagtttagccactcatatttacaacaaaacgaaaggaaatgaatttaaacattagaaacaaaagaaagaaaacacctaaacgctccaacgatccaagttgaaCAGCAAGCatatccaagcactttccttcccttcgtttgctacggcacaaggtgttggtgagtgtttgaaggtttgtttgtatagaggaatggctgaatgtgtttaggttggatggaggtcatggcaaggaaagggaaatgaaggtgcatggaattgtgtttttgttgtgggaatgtgtagaatggttaagaagaaaagactctgccttgcggcagaatgtgtcttcctccattctccctaaactgtcccactgaatgtgtctttggatggatatatttgtaggctagggagaggatatagtgggtggtggtaatgagtggatgtagtggtaggggAATGTGTtaggtggttgtaatgagtggatgtgttgggtgaaatgagtgtgctaaaatggttatttatagggagagaatgatgcacaaacttcaaattttgtccattccttttgctccaagtatatgttatccattccatgcccaaaaatgctccaaaatgcatatcTTTgacacattaaccctttggacctacaaacacacgaaaatagcttaaaatactaaaataactacgaactaacaacataaatgccaagaaacaagctaactaagtcgcataaatatgctcctatcaagtacCCAAACTGAAACAGCGAAGCATCTCtaccggattagcagcaacctccggatTATATCTCGACAGATCAGTAAacatcctgtaatactcattagGAGACATCTTCCCTTGCCTTAGATGActaaactcttgtttcttaaGATCAACATACACAGGAGGAATGAACCTTTTCCGAAACCGTTCCTTAAACACTCCCCAGTCCACAATCTCCTTTGGGGTCATCTCATAAGATTCCtatctccaccaggatgcaggctattctcccaaaaaccaggtagtcgtctcgacccacctatcaggaTGAAGGTTCCCCTGACTCTTCATCACCTGAAAGGTCTTCTCTACATGATTCAAC
This genomic interval from Malus domestica chromosome 05, GDT2T_hap1 contains the following:
- the LOC139196067 gene encoding serine/arginine-rich splicing factor RSZ22-like, which translates into the protein MLSESEDKEGKNGGQGRDDKGKGQAFQEPHKTQNFKRSSGSSSSYSGGLSTNMQKRGDRFTGGPRCNNRHLGECTRGSNRCFTCGQMGHRAAQCLHSRQRPQQPSFPPPAPTQYASGSRGYTKTGRGGTYHYQGDTAPYTSRQQQYSQDPQYQSGYPQYQGRSMSYQPYSVGRLKEKFCPS